A window of the Bacillus sp. A301a_S52 genome harbors these coding sequences:
- the fmt gene encoding methionyl-tRNA formyltransferase, producing MMKIVFMGTPDFAVPVLEGIVREGYDVKLVVTQPDRPKGRKQILTPPPVKQAAQELKIPVFQPEKIKVEWEKVKEIAPDIIITAAFGQILPKELLDVPPKGCVNVHASLLPKYRGGAPIHQAIIDGEKETGVTIMYMVEKLDAGDMIVSRAIPIEETDTTGTMHDKLSILGAELLRETLPQLEKGNITAIPQEAEKATFAPNIKKEQEMINWNKPARSVFNQVRGLNPWPVAYTQAAGNRLKIWETSVSADGTDQRPGTIVEKTHEDIKVACGDNTVLSLRKVQPAGKKTMDITTFLRGAGAHWECGMVLGD from the coding sequence ATAATGAAAATTGTATTTATGGGGACACCAGATTTTGCTGTACCTGTATTAGAAGGCATTGTTAGAGAAGGGTATGACGTCAAACTAGTGGTCACTCAGCCAGATCGTCCAAAGGGACGTAAGCAGATACTGACACCACCCCCAGTAAAACAAGCTGCACAAGAATTAAAGATCCCTGTTTTCCAACCTGAAAAAATAAAAGTGGAATGGGAAAAAGTCAAAGAAATCGCTCCTGATATTATTATCACGGCAGCTTTCGGACAGATTCTGCCGAAGGAATTACTGGATGTTCCACCGAAAGGCTGTGTGAATGTCCATGCATCATTACTTCCTAAATATCGAGGAGGGGCCCCTATTCACCAAGCCATCATTGATGGAGAGAAGGAAACGGGTGTGACTATCATGTATATGGTTGAGAAACTGGATGCAGGTGATATGATTGTAAGTCGAGCTATTCCAATTGAAGAAACGGATACGACTGGTACGATGCATGACAAACTTAGTATTTTAGGTGCTGAGTTGCTACGAGAGACTTTACCTCAGCTTGAGAAAGGGAATATTACAGCCATACCACAAGAAGCAGAGAAGGCGACGTTTGCTCCTAATATTAAAAAGGAACAAGAGATGATTAACTGGAACAAACCAGCAAGATCTGTGTTTAATCAAGTGAGAGGTTTAAATCCATGGCCGGTAGCCTACACGCAAGCGGCAGGAAATAGGCTTAAAATTTGGGAAACAAGCGTGTCAGCTGATGGAACGGATCAAAGGCCTGGTACAATCGTTGAAAAAACACATGAAGACATTAAGGTAGCATGTGGAGATAATACCGTTTTATCACTCAGAAAAGTTCAGCCAGCTGGTAAAAAAACAAT